One window from the genome of Pandoraea fibrosis encodes:
- a CDS encoding aminotransferase-like domain-containing protein codes for MYAFTSPFANPAGSPIRELFKYLSEPGMISFAGGYPASDLFDVDGLAAAQARAFSQPTRCLQYGPTDGLAELKAQLISLMASRGAPCAAEEMLVTTGSQQGLDLLLRVMVAPGDVVVTEQPAYPATLQALRLQQAKIVTVPVDAEGLNVDHLSALLREGKIAVPKLLYTVPTFANPTGATLSRERRIALLKLAVEYRFVVVEDDPYGDLRFAGDAVPTLLGLTAEVPGSRDWMVHFSSLSKIVAPGLRVGWTVAPPEITRRCVVAKQTVDLCSVPWTQAVAAEYLADGALTRHLPKITDAYRLKCDAMCAALRDKLGDAIQFHAPQGGMFVWARLAAVKTSELLPHAIAEKVLFVPGTAFFAEHADEASLRLSFAAPAVTVIEEGVARLACAMRATGQPAK; via the coding sequence ATGTACGCATTCACTTCTCCGTTCGCCAATCCGGCAGGCTCGCCGATTCGCGAACTGTTCAAATACCTGTCCGAGCCGGGCATGATCTCGTTCGCCGGCGGGTATCCGGCGAGCGATCTGTTCGACGTCGACGGGCTCGCCGCGGCGCAGGCCCGCGCCTTCTCGCAACCGACGCGCTGCCTGCAATACGGCCCGACCGACGGGCTCGCCGAACTCAAGGCCCAACTCATCTCGCTGATGGCGTCGCGCGGCGCTCCGTGCGCCGCCGAAGAAATGCTGGTGACGACCGGATCGCAACAAGGACTCGACCTGCTGTTGCGCGTGATGGTCGCGCCGGGCGATGTCGTCGTGACCGAGCAGCCTGCCTATCCGGCAACGTTGCAGGCATTGCGACTGCAACAGGCGAAGATCGTGACGGTGCCTGTCGACGCCGAGGGGCTGAACGTCGATCATTTGAGCGCCCTGCTGCGCGAGGGCAAGATCGCCGTGCCGAAGCTTCTGTACACCGTGCCGACGTTTGCCAATCCGACGGGCGCCACGCTCTCGCGCGAGCGCCGCATTGCGCTGTTGAAGCTGGCCGTGGAGTACCGGTTCGTGGTCGTGGAAGACGATCCTTATGGCGACTTGCGTTTCGCGGGCGACGCCGTGCCAACGCTGCTGGGTCTCACGGCAGAAGTGCCGGGTTCGCGCGACTGGATGGTGCACTTCTCAAGTCTGTCGAAGATCGTTGCACCGGGATTGCGTGTGGGCTGGACGGTCGCGCCGCCGGAGATTACGCGCCGCTGCGTGGTCGCCAAACAGACCGTCGATCTATGCAGTGTGCCGTGGACGCAAGCCGTCGCGGCCGAATATCTTGCGGATGGCGCGTTGACACGGCATCTGCCGAAGATCACCGACGCGTATCGACTCAAGTGCGACGCCATGTGCGCTGCGCTGCGCGACAAGCTGGGCGATGCCATCCAGTTCCACGCGCCGCAGGGCGGCATGTTCGTGTGGGCGCGTCTCGCCGCCGTGAAGACGAGCGAATTGCTGCCCCACGCGATCGCCGAGAAGGTGTTGTTCGTGCCGGGTACGGCGTTCTTCGCCGAACATGCCGACGAAGCATCGCTGCGGCTCTCGTTCGCCGCACCGGCAGTCACGGTGATTGAAGAGGGGGTGGCACGACTGGCGTGCGCGATGCGCGCGACCGGCCAGCCGGCTAAGTAA
- a CDS encoding Lrp/AsnC family transcriptional regulator — protein MSLDSYDIALLAAIQQDATTPQHALGAQVNLSSAAVNRRLKKLADEGVTCKTVSLVDPASVGYPLTIITEIEVENERLDLLDAMKRSFLACPQVQQCYYVAGECDFVVIMVVQNMAQYTELTRALFFESNNVKHFKTLVSMSNVKVGLEVPLDAAAT, from the coding sequence ATGAGCCTCGACAGTTACGACATCGCCCTGCTCGCGGCGATTCAGCAAGATGCAACGACACCTCAGCATGCGCTCGGGGCACAGGTGAATTTGTCGTCCGCTGCGGTGAACCGGCGGCTCAAGAAGCTCGCCGACGAGGGGGTGACGTGCAAGACCGTCTCGCTCGTCGATCCGGCGAGCGTTGGCTACCCGCTCACGATCATCACCGAAATCGAAGTGGAGAACGAGCGGCTCGACCTGCTCGACGCCATGAAGCGCAGCTTTCTGGCATGCCCGCAGGTGCAGCAGTGCTACTACGTCGCGGGAGAGTGCGACTTCGTCGTCATCATGGTCGTGCAGAACATGGCCCAGTACACCGAACTCACGCGCGCCCTGTTCTTCGAGAGCAACAACGTCAAGCACTTCAAGACGCTCGTATCGATGAGCAACGTGAAAGTCGGACTGGAAGTGCCACTGGACGCCGCCGCAACGTGA
- the amaB gene encoding L-piperidine-6-carboxylate dehydrogenase: protein MNATSILNELGIAKLAEAGDIAVHSPIDGALIGRVASASVADAQAALARAHTAFTAWRNVPAPRRGELVRLLGEKLRERKQALGALVTLEAGKILQEGLGEVQEMIDICDFAVGLSRQLYGLTIASERPGHRMAETWHPLGVCTVISAFNFPVAVWSWNAALALVCGNAVVWKPSEKTPLTALAVNKLMEEVIAEFGDAPAGLTSLIIGGRDVGEALVADPRSAIVSATGSTEMGRKVGVEVARRFGRSILELGGNNAGIVTASADMELAPRGILFSAVGTAGQRCTTLRRLFVHESIYDKTVDRLKTLYGKVSIGNPLERGTLMGPLIDEGAFKRMQDALDQARAQGGKVTGGERHIVAGAENGFYVKPAIVEMPSQTEVVLTETFAPILYVLKYSDFSEAIDGNNAASHGLSSCVFTTDLREAERFTSSAGSDCGIANVNIGPSGAEIGGAFGGEKETGGGRESGSDAWKGYMRRATNTVNYSSALPLAQGIDFSIE from the coding sequence GTGAACGCGACTTCCATCCTCAACGAACTGGGCATTGCCAAACTGGCCGAAGCCGGCGACATCGCCGTGCATTCGCCGATCGACGGCGCATTGATCGGCCGCGTGGCCAGCGCTTCGGTCGCCGACGCGCAAGCGGCGCTCGCCCGAGCCCACACGGCATTCACCGCCTGGCGCAACGTGCCGGCGCCGCGTCGCGGCGAACTCGTTCGCCTGCTGGGCGAAAAGCTGCGCGAGCGCAAACAGGCATTGGGCGCGCTCGTCACGCTCGAAGCCGGGAAGATCCTGCAGGAAGGTCTGGGCGAAGTGCAGGAAATGATCGACATTTGCGACTTCGCCGTCGGCCTGTCGCGCCAGTTGTACGGCCTGACGATCGCGTCGGAGCGCCCGGGCCACCGCATGGCCGAAACGTGGCACCCGCTGGGCGTGTGCACCGTCATCTCCGCATTCAACTTCCCGGTCGCCGTGTGGTCGTGGAATGCCGCGCTCGCGCTCGTGTGCGGTAACGCCGTCGTGTGGAAGCCGTCGGAGAAGACGCCGTTGACCGCACTGGCCGTCAACAAGCTGATGGAAGAAGTCATCGCCGAGTTCGGTGATGCCCCGGCGGGCCTGACCTCGCTCATCATCGGCGGCCGCGACGTTGGCGAAGCGCTGGTTGCCGATCCGCGTTCGGCCATCGTGAGCGCCACGGGCAGCACGGAAATGGGCCGCAAGGTGGGCGTGGAAGTCGCACGCCGCTTCGGCCGTTCGATCCTCGAACTCGGCGGCAACAACGCCGGCATCGTGACGGCCAGCGCCGACATGGAACTGGCCCCGCGCGGCATTCTGTTCTCGGCCGTGGGCACCGCAGGCCAGCGCTGCACCACGCTGCGCCGTCTGTTCGTGCACGAAAGCATCTACGACAAGACCGTCGACCGTCTGAAGACGCTGTACGGCAAGGTTTCCATCGGCAACCCGCTCGAGCGCGGCACGCTGATGGGCCCGCTGATCGACGAAGGCGCGTTCAAGCGCATGCAGGACGCCCTCGATCAGGCGCGCGCACAGGGCGGCAAGGTCACGGGTGGCGAGCGCCACATCGTCGCCGGTGCAGAGAACGGTTTCTATGTGAAGCCGGCCATCGTCGAAATGCCGTCGCAGACGGAAGTCGTGCTGACCGAAACGTTTGCGCCGATTCTGTACGTGCTCAAGTACAGCGACTTCTCGGAAGCCATCGACGGTAACAATGCCGCCTCGCACGGCCTGTCGTCGTGCGTGTTCACGACAGACCTGCGCGAAGCCGAGCGTTTCACGTCGTCTGCCGGTAGCGACTGCGGTATCGCCAACGTCAACATCGGCCCGAGCGGTGCCGAAATCGGCGGCGCGTTCGGTGGCGAAAAGGAAACCGGCGGTGGCCGCGAGTCGGGTTCCGACGCGTGGAAGGGCTACATGCGCCGTGCCACCAACACCGTGAACTACTCCTCCGCCCTGCCGCTCGCGCAAGGCATCGACTTCTCGATCGAGTGA
- a CDS encoding M20 aminoacylase family protein — protein sequence MTQDIYFAQALTGWRHAFHRQPETGFEEIGTSQSVATILESLGLDVHRGIGGTGIVANLRVGDGSGAIGIRADMDALMIAEQAPGREYASQVPGKMHACGHDGHMSMVLGAAKLLAESRDFNGTVRFIFQPAEEHGRGAKAMIADGLLTRFPIDAIYGVHNMPGIPAGRIATRTGGIMASEDNFVIRIRGKGTHAARPHMGVDPLVIGAQIVVALQTVVSRNVDPGLSAVVSCTEFITDGIRNAIPTNVVIKGDTRSYTPDVQHLLETRMRDICMGVCAMHGAHCEFEYTHEFAPTVNRAENTALAVRAAQAVAGEAMVDADVAPMMASEDFGVFLQHLPGNFAFIGNGSGDEPGAIPLHNAGYDFNDAILPLGARYFAQIVRDSLPR from the coding sequence ATGACGCAGGACATCTATTTCGCCCAGGCGCTGACGGGATGGCGGCACGCGTTCCATCGTCAACCCGAAACCGGCTTCGAGGAAATCGGCACCTCGCAGAGCGTGGCGACGATTCTTGAAAGCCTCGGGCTGGACGTGCATCGCGGCATCGGCGGCACGGGCATCGTCGCGAATCTGCGCGTGGGCGATGGCAGCGGCGCGATCGGCATTCGCGCCGACATGGACGCCCTGATGATCGCCGAGCAGGCGCCGGGGCGCGAATACGCATCGCAAGTGCCGGGCAAGATGCACGCCTGCGGGCACGACGGGCATATGTCGATGGTGCTGGGTGCGGCGAAGCTGTTGGCCGAGTCGCGCGACTTCAATGGCACGGTGCGCTTCATCTTCCAGCCCGCGGAGGAACACGGTCGCGGTGCGAAGGCGATGATTGCGGACGGGCTGTTAACGCGTTTCCCCATCGACGCGATTTATGGCGTGCACAACATGCCGGGCATTCCGGCGGGACGCATTGCAACGCGCACGGGCGGCATCATGGCGAGCGAAGACAACTTCGTTATTCGCATTCGCGGCAAGGGCACGCATGCGGCGCGTCCGCACATGGGCGTCGATCCGCTGGTGATCGGCGCGCAAATCGTCGTGGCGCTGCAAACGGTAGTGTCGCGCAATGTCGATCCGGGCCTGTCGGCGGTCGTGTCGTGCACGGAATTCATCACCGATGGGATTCGCAATGCGATTCCCACGAACGTCGTGATCAAGGGCGACACGCGCAGCTACACGCCAGATGTCCAGCATTTGCTGGAGACACGCATGCGCGACATTTGCATGGGCGTGTGCGCGATGCACGGTGCCCATTGCGAGTTTGAATACACCCATGAATTTGCCCCGACCGTGAACCGGGCGGAGAACACGGCGCTTGCCGTGCGTGCGGCGCAGGCGGTGGCCGGTGAGGCGATGGTCGATGCCGATGTGGCGCCGATGATGGCGTCGGAGGACTTCGGGGTGTTCCTTCAGCACTTGCCGGGCAACTTCGCGTTCATCGGCAACGGCAGCGGCGACGAGCCGGGGGCGATTCCGTTGCACAACGCCGGTTACGACTTCAACGACGCGATCCTTCCGCTCGGCGCGCGTTACTTTGCACAAATCGTGCGCGACAGTCTGCCGCGTTGA
- a CDS encoding HD domain-containing protein — MNTSTSRLAQAFFPYEEVVATVLGTAGMSLAKGEAPEGNGSREDGSHDGSHLIRVWRLVTEIAADEAGVDLEMLAVATVLHDCVPVEKADPRRAQASRLSAQAASRILHVLGWTAERIDATAHVIEAHSFSAGIAPRSREACVLRDADRLDAIGAIGIARTFYVAGRMGSRLYDALDPFAQHRSLDDRRFALDHFETKLLRLSEGLMTSKAQHIGEQRIATMRAYLDLLRSEISPGAHE, encoded by the coding sequence ATGAACACATCGACTTCGCGACTGGCGCAAGCATTCTTTCCCTATGAAGAGGTGGTCGCGACCGTGCTCGGCACCGCCGGCATGTCGTTGGCCAAGGGGGAAGCGCCCGAGGGGAACGGCAGTCGCGAAGACGGTTCGCACGATGGGTCACACCTGATTCGGGTGTGGCGTCTGGTAACGGAGATTGCCGCGGATGAGGCCGGCGTCGATCTGGAGATGCTGGCCGTGGCGACGGTGCTGCACGATTGCGTTCCGGTCGAAAAGGCGGACCCGCGCCGTGCTCAGGCATCGCGGCTCTCGGCGCAGGCCGCGAGTCGCATTCTGCATGTGCTGGGCTGGACTGCCGAGCGGATCGATGCGACGGCGCATGTCATCGAGGCGCATAGCTTTTCGGCGGGTATCGCGCCTCGCTCGCGCGAAGCGTGTGTGCTGCGCGATGCGGACCGGCTCGACGCCATCGGCGCCATTGGCATTGCGCGCACGTTCTACGTCGCCGGTCGCATGGGGTCGCGGCTGTACGATGCTCTCGATCCGTTCGCACAGCACCGCAGTCTCGACGACCGCCGCTTCGCGCTGGATCATTTCGAAACCAAGCTGCTTCGACTGAGCGAAGGCCTGATGACATCGAAGGCACAGCATATTGGCGAGCAACGCATCGCGACGATGCGCGCTTACCTCGATCTGCTGCGAAGCGAGATATCACCCGGCGCTCATGAGTGA
- a CDS encoding diaminopropionate ammonia-lyase, translated as MFYVNPHAVRTPYPVNLQDIMSMFRAQESRDWLAHWNGLTPGNTPLRTLPDLAASLGVGSVLVKDEALRSSLGSFKALGAPIALVRLLLRKFVGQGFTAQSLLNGEHRDALEGFTAISATDGNHGRALAAAAQSLGCRCVIVLHAQVSEEREQAIAAYGAEIVRIAGNYDASVEEAAALAARHGWYVVSDTSYHGYEVIPRDVMQGYATIAAEVDETLCGTDANAGNHDVCPVTHVFLQGGVGGLAAGVASYLWERWGEGRPTFVVVEPEQADCLYQSAIAGQPASASGSIDSVMAGLACGETSPLAWRFLQPSVDAFMTVTDALAVEAMQRLARGSENDVPFVAGESGAAGLAGLMQVAATPTMAAAIGLTADSRVLLISTEGATAPSVYADLVGEPATSVVQRQQAWMAR; from the coding sequence ATGTTCTACGTCAACCCTCATGCCGTGCGCACGCCGTATCCGGTGAATCTTCAGGACATCATGAGCATGTTTCGTGCGCAGGAGAGCCGCGACTGGCTCGCGCACTGGAATGGACTGACGCCCGGCAACACACCGCTGCGTACATTGCCTGATCTGGCGGCGTCGCTGGGCGTGGGAAGCGTGCTCGTGAAGGACGAAGCGTTGCGCTCCTCGCTGGGCAGCTTCAAGGCGCTGGGGGCGCCGATTGCGCTCGTGCGCCTGTTGCTGCGCAAATTTGTGGGGCAAGGGTTCACAGCACAATCGCTGCTGAACGGCGAACATCGTGACGCACTCGAAGGCTTCACGGCGATCAGCGCGACGGACGGCAATCACGGCCGCGCGCTGGCCGCTGCCGCACAGAGCCTCGGCTGTCGCTGTGTGATCGTGTTGCACGCGCAGGTGAGCGAAGAGCGGGAACAGGCGATTGCCGCCTATGGCGCCGAGATCGTGCGCATCGCCGGTAACTACGACGCCTCGGTAGAGGAAGCGGCGGCGCTTGCGGCGCGTCATGGCTGGTATGTCGTTTCGGATACGTCCTACCATGGCTACGAAGTCATCCCGCGCGACGTGATGCAGGGCTATGCAACCATCGCTGCGGAAGTCGACGAAACGTTGTGTGGCACAGACGCCAACGCAGGCAATCACGACGTCTGTCCCGTGACCCATGTCTTCCTGCAAGGTGGCGTGGGCGGATTGGCGGCCGGCGTTGCGAGCTATCTTTGGGAACGTTGGGGCGAAGGGCGTCCGACGTTCGTCGTGGTCGAGCCGGAACAGGCCGATTGCCTGTACCAGAGCGCCATCGCAGGTCAGCCGGCATCGGCATCGGGATCGATCGATTCCGTGATGGCCGGGCTGGCGTGTGGCGAGACGTCGCCGCTGGCGTGGCGATTCCTGCAACCGTCGGTCGACGCGTTCATGACCGTCACCGATGCTCTGGCCGTCGAAGCGATGCAGCGTCTGGCGCGTGGCAGCGAGAACGATGTGCCGTTCGTGGCGGGAGAGTCGGGCGCCGCAGGTCTGGCAGGATTGATGCAGGTCGCGGCAACGCCGACGATGGCAGCGGCTATCGGACTCACGGCAGATTCGCGCGTTCTGTTGATCAGCACCGAAGGCGCGACGGCCCCGTCCGTGTATGCAGATCTTGTCGGCGAACCCGCCACGTCGGTCGTGCAGCGCCAGCAGGCGTGGATGGCGCGCTGA
- a CDS encoding GntR family transcriptional regulator, with protein MHSPTSSPAQTADATLAQSAYMRLRSDIVEGRLAPGEKLRVEHLKDRYEVGAGTLREALALLVADALVVQHGHRGFRVTPISLADFIDITETRVQLETEALRQSVALGDDTWEADLTSAFHLLSLAEERLGDGQPGDSGQFAQWEARNRAFHEVLIRACPSRWLHHFLAILYRQSERYRRLSITHRPVPRDVHEEHQAIFDACLARNADTASALLAAHIRKTLEAVRELPDAVVNAGAVPLVSVR; from the coding sequence ATGCACAGCCCGACTTCGTCTCCCGCTCAGACTGCCGACGCCACGCTGGCGCAAAGCGCCTACATGCGCTTGCGCAGCGACATCGTCGAGGGACGGCTCGCGCCGGGTGAGAAGCTGCGTGTCGAGCATCTGAAGGATCGTTACGAAGTGGGCGCGGGCACGCTGCGCGAAGCGCTGGCGTTGCTGGTCGCCGACGCCCTCGTCGTGCAACACGGCCATCGTGGATTTCGCGTCACGCCGATCTCGCTGGCCGACTTCATCGACATTACCGAGACGCGCGTGCAGTTGGAGACCGAGGCGTTACGCCAGTCGGTGGCGCTGGGAGACGACACCTGGGAGGCCGATCTGACGAGCGCATTTCACTTGCTCTCGCTCGCCGAAGAACGGCTGGGGGATGGGCAACCTGGCGACAGCGGCCAGTTCGCCCAATGGGAGGCGCGCAATCGCGCGTTTCATGAGGTGCTGATCCGGGCGTGCCCGTCGCGCTGGCTGCATCACTTTCTGGCGATCCTCTATCGTCAGTCGGAGCGCTACCGGCGTTTGTCGATCACGCATCGACCCGTGCCGCGCGACGTACACGAAGAACATCAGGCGATCTTCGACGCCTGCCTCGCGCGCAACGCCGACACGGCGTCGGCACTGCTCGCCGCGCACATCCGAAAGACGCTTGAAGCCGTGCGCGAACTCCCCGACGCCGTCGTCAATGCCGGGGCCGTGCCACTCGTATCGGTTCGCTGA
- a CDS encoding Zn-dependent hydrolase yields the protein MSETKAPAVLHLNGPVLLRQLRELGEIGADPVAGGRTRVALTDAEKAGRDQVVAWMRELDLDVAIDRIGNIFGTLPAAEKAASDEAARPLMMGSHIDTVINAGALDGCYGVLGGLAVVRAFRDAGIVPSRPITVAAFTNEEGARFHPDMMGSLVHAGGLPLDEALDAIGTDGARLGDELVRIGYAGEMAPGTLVPHEYLELHIEQGPILEAEGIEIGVVENLQGISWQQITVQGNANHAGTTPTRLRHDAGYVAAATVAELRRIALESGTTLATVGTFQVEPGVINVIPRKAVFTVDMRDPDEQRLTASEAQLSAFLTKIAEEEGVRVSTERLARFTPVVFNAELADIIEASAKRRGLSYKRMTSGAGHDAQMIARIAPAAMIFVPSRGGISHNPREHTDDDQLVRGAEVLLDVVAQRLGVNS from the coding sequence ATGTCCGAAACGAAAGCTCCCGCTGTCCTCCATCTCAATGGCCCTGTTCTGCTGCGGCAACTGCGCGAACTGGGGGAAATCGGTGCCGACCCCGTTGCGGGCGGACGCACCCGCGTTGCCCTGACCGATGCCGAGAAGGCGGGCCGCGATCAAGTGGTCGCATGGATGCGCGAACTCGATCTCGACGTCGCGATCGATCGCATCGGCAATATCTTCGGCACGCTTCCGGCGGCCGAGAAAGCCGCCTCGGACGAGGCGGCGCGTCCGCTGATGATGGGATCGCACATCGACACCGTCATCAATGCCGGCGCGCTCGACGGTTGCTACGGTGTGCTGGGCGGCCTGGCCGTTGTGCGGGCGTTTCGTGACGCGGGCATCGTGCCGTCGCGCCCGATCACCGTGGCGGCGTTCACCAACGAAGAGGGGGCGCGTTTTCATCCCGACATGATGGGGTCGCTGGTGCATGCCGGCGGCTTGCCGCTCGATGAAGCGCTCGACGCCATCGGCACCGACGGCGCTCGTCTGGGCGACGAACTCGTGCGCATCGGTTACGCCGGGGAGATGGCGCCCGGCACGCTCGTGCCGCACGAGTATCTCGAACTGCACATCGAGCAGGGACCGATTCTCGAAGCGGAAGGGATCGAGATCGGTGTCGTCGAGAACTTGCAGGGCATCTCGTGGCAGCAGATCACCGTGCAGGGCAACGCCAACCACGCGGGTACGACGCCGACACGCCTGCGTCACGATGCCGGCTATGTCGCCGCAGCAACGGTCGCCGAGTTGCGCCGTATCGCGCTCGAGTCGGGCACCACACTGGCGACGGTCGGTACATTTCAGGTCGAACCGGGCGTGATCAATGTGATTCCACGCAAGGCCGTCTTCACGGTCGACATGCGCGATCCGGATGAGCAACGGCTGACGGCGAGCGAGGCACAGCTTTCGGCGTTCCTCACGAAGATTGCCGAGGAGGAGGGGGTACGCGTGTCGACCGAACGTCTCGCGCGCTTCACGCCAGTGGTCTTCAATGCCGAATTGGCCGACATCATCGAAGCGAGCGCCAAACGTCGTGGCCTCTCGTACAAGCGCATGACGTCGGGGGCCGGGCACGATGCACAGATGATCGCGCGCATCGCCCCGGCCGCCATGATCTTTGTGCCGAGCCGCGGCGGCATCAGTCACAACCCGCGCGAGCATACCGACGACGACCAACTCGTGCGCGGTGCCGAAGTGCTGCTCGATGTCGTCGCGCAACGTCTTGGTGTGAATTCGTAA
- a CDS encoding 2-hydroxymuconic semialdehyde dehydrogenase, with amino-acid sequence MKDFQNFINGEWVSSPRTFENRNPVDNRLIGLVHEAGRAEVDAAVRAARAALQGPWGKMTVAQRVELLHAVADGINRRFDDFLAAEIADTGKPHGLASHLDIPRGAANFKVFADMIKNVPTESFAMTTPDGGNALNYGVRTPRGVIAVVCPWNLPLLLMTWKVGPALAFGNTVVVKPSEETPATATLLGEVMNEVGVPPGVYNVVHGFGPESAGAFLTEHPGVNGITFTGETRTGEAIMKAAANGVRPVSFELGGKNPGIVFADADFDKAVAGITRSSFDNSGQVCLGTERVYVQRPIFERFVAALKERAESLKLGDPYAEGTNFGPLVSQVHREKVLSYYAKAREEGATIVTGGGVPDMPPSMKDGAWVQPTIWTGLPETASVIREEIFGPCCHIAPFDTEEEVIAMANATPYGLAATVWTSDVSRAHRMGAALEVGVCWINAWFLRDLRTAFGGAKQSGIGREGGVHSLEFYTELRNVCVKL; translated from the coding sequence ATGAAGGATTTCCAGAACTTCATCAACGGTGAGTGGGTGTCCAGCCCCCGCACCTTCGAGAACCGTAACCCGGTCGACAACCGCCTGATCGGTCTGGTGCACGAAGCCGGGCGTGCCGAGGTGGATGCCGCTGTGCGTGCCGCGCGCGCCGCGCTGCAAGGCCCGTGGGGCAAGATGACGGTCGCGCAGCGCGTGGAATTGCTGCATGCGGTGGCCGATGGCATCAATCGCCGCTTCGACGACTTCCTTGCCGCCGAGATCGCAGACACGGGCAAGCCGCACGGTCTGGCGAGTCATCTGGATATTCCGCGCGGCGCCGCGAACTTCAAGGTGTTCGCGGACATGATCAAGAACGTGCCGACCGAGTCGTTCGCGATGACGACGCCCGACGGCGGCAACGCGCTGAACTATGGCGTGCGCACGCCGCGTGGCGTGATCGCCGTGGTGTGTCCGTGGAACCTGCCGCTGCTGTTGATGACGTGGAAGGTCGGTCCGGCGCTGGCGTTCGGCAATACGGTGGTGGTGAAGCCGTCGGAGGAGACGCCTGCCACGGCCACGCTGCTGGGCGAGGTGATGAACGAAGTCGGTGTGCCGCCGGGCGTCTACAACGTCGTCCACGGCTTCGGTCCCGAATCGGCAGGTGCGTTCCTGACCGAGCATCCGGGCGTGAACGGCATCACGTTCACGGGCGAGACGCGCACGGGCGAAGCGATCATGAAGGCGGCGGCGAATGGTGTGCGTCCGGTGTCGTTCGAGCTGGGCGGCAAGAACCCCGGCATCGTGTTTGCCGATGCGGACTTCGACAAGGCGGTCGCGGGCATTACGCGCTCAAGCTTCGATAACAGCGGTCAGGTGTGTCTCGGAACGGAGCGCGTGTACGTGCAACGTCCGATCTTCGAGCGCTTCGTGGCCGCGCTCAAGGAACGCGCCGAGTCGCTGAAGCTGGGCGATCCGTATGCCGAGGGGACGAACTTCGGGCCGCTCGTCTCGCAGGTGCATCGCGAGAAGGTGCTGTCGTACTACGCCAAGGCGCGTGAGGAAGGCGCAACGATCGTCACCGGCGGTGGCGTGCCCGATATGCCGCCGTCGATGAAAGACGGCGCGTGGGTGCAACCGACCATCTGGACCGGCTTGCCGGAGACGGCGTCGGTGATCCGCGAAGAGATCTTCGGGCCGTGCTGCCACATCGCGCCGTTCGACACGGAAGAGGAAGTCATCGCCATGGCCAACGCCACCCCTTACGGTCTCGCTGCGACTGTCTGGACGTCGGATGTCAGTCGCGCGCATCGTATGGGCGCGGCACTTGAGGTCGGTGTCTGCTGGATCAACGCGTGGTTCCTGCGCGATCTGCGCACGGCGTTCGGCGGTGCGAAGCAATCCGGTATTGGTCGCGAAGGTGGCGTTCATTCACTCGAGTTCTATACCGAGCTGCGCAACGTCTGCGTGAAGCTCTGA